One segment of Thermococcus profundus DNA contains the following:
- a CDS encoding deoxycytidylate deaminase gives MGVEIILDREKAERIKRIRPTKDEYFMLIAKLVSLRATCPRLRVGAVAVKDGYILATGYNGAPRGMDHCIDVGCLIVDGHCHRAVHAEQNVIAMAARKGISLEGATLYVTHFPCDTCFKLVINAGIKEIVYEEMYPNKATEILLKEAREKGIIKIRQFKLPKERVKLFLEELFDGDL, from the coding sequence TTGGGAGTCGAGATAATCCTTGACCGGGAAAAGGCCGAGAGGATAAAAAGAATCCGACCGACCAAAGACGAGTACTTCATGCTGATAGCAAAGCTCGTTTCCCTTAGGGCAACATGTCCAAGACTCCGCGTTGGAGCGGTTGCAGTCAAGGACGGCTACATTCTGGCGACCGGCTACAACGGTGCTCCTAGAGGAATGGATCACTGCATTGACGTTGGCTGTCTCATCGTTGACGGCCACTGCCATAGAGCGGTTCACGCGGAGCAGAACGTCATAGCGATGGCGGCAAGGAAGGGCATAAGCCTCGAAGGGGCAACGCTCTACGTCACACACTTCCCCTGCGACACCTGCTTCAAGCTCGTGATAAACGCGGGCATAAAGGAGATAGTATACGAGGAGATGTATCCAAATAAGGCCACTGAGATACTCCTGAAAGAGGCTCGGGAAAAGGGGATAATAAAGATAAGGCAGTTCAAACTGCCGAAGGAGCGCGTTAAGCTCTTCCTTGAGGAGCTCTTTGATGGAGATCTTTAG
- a CDS encoding DUF2304 domain-containing protein encodes MGMYMAQIVALVVIGYLLVKMLNDYRQGRIDWSGVISWLVIFTVFGLIALFPLKVSMEIKDLLGLGRGLDALFVVSIGLIFLLMFQLYVEIDRTKREITELTRKVAIELEEINEKLEKIEKKG; translated from the coding sequence ATGGGTATGTACATGGCCCAGATAGTAGCTCTCGTGGTTATCGGCTATCTACTGGTTAAGATGCTGAACGACTACCGGCAGGGAAGGATAGACTGGTCCGGTGTTATCTCGTGGCTTGTGATATTCACAGTGTTCGGACTGATTGCCCTCTTCCCACTAAAGGTTTCAATGGAGATTAAAGACCTCCTCGGCCTTGGAAGGGGGCTGGATGCCCTCTTCGTAGTCTCCATCGGGCTGATATTCCTCCTCATGTTCCAGCTCTACGTGGAGATAGACAGGACGAAGAGGGAGATAACGGAGCTCACTAGGAAAGTGGCCATAGAGCTGGAGGAGATAAACGAGAAGCTTGAAAAGATCGAGAAGAAGGGCTAA
- a CDS encoding tyrosine--tRNA ligase has product MDMERRIELITRKPTEELLTEENLRHLLEVGIPMQHYIGFEISGYIHLGTGLMAGAKIADLQKAGVKTRIFLADWHSWINDKLGGDLEVIQKVALTYFKEGMKQSIKVMGGDPDKVEFVLASEILEKGDYWQTVIDISKNVTLARMMRSITIMGRQMGEAIDFAKLIYPAMQVADIFYQGVTIAHAGMDQRKAHVIAIEVAQKLKYHALEWKGEKLKPVALHHHLLLGLQEPPVWPIESEEQFKELKTQMKMSKSKPYSAVFIHDSPEEIKQKLRKAFCPAREVNYNPVLDWAEYIIFREEPTEFTIHRPAKFGGDVTYTTFEELKRDFAEGKLHPLDLKNGVAEYLIELLKPVRDYFEKHPEPLELMNQVKITR; this is encoded by the coding sequence ATGGACATGGAGAGAAGAATCGAGCTCATCACGAGAAAACCAACGGAAGAGCTCCTGACAGAGGAGAACCTCAGGCACCTCCTCGAGGTTGGAATCCCGATGCAGCACTACATAGGCTTTGAAATAAGCGGTTACATTCACCTCGGAACCGGACTGATGGCCGGAGCGAAGATAGCCGACCTCCAGAAGGCTGGTGTCAAGACGAGAATTTTCCTTGCCGACTGGCACAGCTGGATAAACGACAAGCTCGGTGGAGACCTCGAGGTCATCCAAAAGGTAGCGCTCACCTACTTCAAGGAGGGCATGAAGCAGAGCATTAAGGTCATGGGAGGCGACCCGGATAAGGTCGAGTTCGTCTTAGCGAGCGAGATACTCGAGAAGGGCGACTACTGGCAGACCGTCATTGACATCTCCAAGAACGTTACCCTTGCCAGAATGATGCGCTCCATAACCATCATGGGCCGTCAGATGGGAGAGGCCATAGACTTCGCCAAGCTCATCTACCCTGCAATGCAGGTCGCCGACATCTTCTACCAGGGCGTCACCATTGCCCATGCGGGAATGGACCAGAGAAAGGCCCACGTCATAGCGATTGAAGTTGCTCAGAAGCTCAAGTACCACGCCCTCGAGTGGAAGGGCGAGAAGCTCAAGCCGGTAGCTTTACACCACCACCTCCTCCTCGGCCTCCAGGAGCCGCCCGTCTGGCCGATAGAGAGCGAGGAGCAGTTCAAGGAGTTAAAGACCCAGATGAAGATGAGCAAGAGCAAGCCGTATTCAGCCGTCTTCATCCATGACAGTCCCGAGGAGATAAAGCAGAAGCTCAGAAAGGCTTTCTGCCCGGCTAGAGAGGTAAACTACAACCCCGTCTTGGACTGGGCAGAATACATAATCTTCAGGGAAGAGCCAACGGAGTTCACCATCCACCGCCCGGCGAAGTTCGGTGGAGATGTAACTTACACCACCTTTGAGGAGCTCAAGAGGGACTTTGCAGAAGGGAAGCTCCACCCGCTCGACCTCAAGAACGGAGTTGCGGAATACCTCATCGAACTCCTCAAGCCGGTCAGGGACTACTTCGAGAAACACCCGGAGCCGCTTGAGCTCATGAACCAGGTGAAGATAACCCGCTGA
- a CDS encoding M48 family metallopeptidase — MLPVPILLTFLLAYLSAGRLGITIIAALLGGVLLIGKLSLSQNHRNCTPLRESAPQGFARRVQRILDRAGVGGLEVYTIDDYIPNAFSYGKRVVLSLGLFEILDDDEILGVVAHEVGHVKNKDTLIFPLVAYFRVFMILSSIALFFMTLNLWVGLLALFLYVWYEFERSKFLKDREFKADYVALHLLDTPLSLKRALEELKYYEDIRAAVKNQTLPGIEPSIERKSSPKKRYWTPSFIVFPTHPSYDERIFRIVAYSHNFSTK, encoded by the coding sequence ATGCTGCCTGTCCCAATACTGCTGACCTTCCTGCTCGCGTACCTATCCGCTGGAAGGCTGGGGATAACGATTATTGCGGCCCTTCTTGGGGGGGTCCTTCTTATCGGAAAGCTCTCGCTCTCCCAGAACCACCGCAACTGCACCCCCCTCCGAGAATCTGCCCCTCAGGGGTTCGCCAGGAGAGTCCAGAGGATCCTCGATAGGGCAGGTGTGGGGGGGCTTGAGGTTTACACGATAGACGACTACATTCCCAACGCGTTCTCCTACGGCAAAAGGGTCGTTCTTTCCCTGGGCCTCTTTGAAATCCTCGATGACGATGAGATACTCGGCGTCGTTGCCCATGAGGTAGGGCACGTAAAGAACAAGGACACGCTGATCTTTCCCCTCGTCGCTTATTTCCGCGTTTTCATGATACTGAGCTCAATAGCCTTGTTTTTTATGACGCTGAACCTGTGGGTGGGGCTTTTAGCGCTTTTCCTGTACGTGTGGTACGAATTCGAAAGATCCAAGTTCCTTAAGGACAGGGAGTTCAAAGCGGACTACGTGGCGCTCCACCTCCTAGACACTCCCCTGAGCCTCAAGAGGGCCCTTGAGGAGCTCAAGTACTACGAGGACATAAGGGCCGCCGTCAAGAACCAGACCCTTCCGGGAATCGAGCCGAGTATAGAGAGGAAGTCGAGCCCCAAAAAGCGCTACTGGACTCCAAGCTTCATAGTCTTTCCAACCCATCCCAGCTACGATGAGAGGATATTCAGGATAGTGGCCTACTCCCACAACTTCTCCACCAAGTAA
- a CDS encoding ATPase domain-containing protein, translating to MNLIPTGIPSLDGALSGGFPRGSTILLAGNPGSGKTHLAVHILYNNMRRGLRGVYVSFAETKKQFYRNAHQSGIDLSKMEEAGLFKFYDMLTVPRDELEGMIAYLISDIVEFKPDIIVFDSVTVFGQMFGEAHLRSFLHSVIGRIVNALDSLAILIDEIPYGERRVGFGLEEFVVDGVIVLEMERMGEVIRRYLTIPKMRGRPLRRSAYEYVITEDGLEVLAIPELEFAEPEVLRSRLDTGVPGLDELLGGGLYEGSITLIAGPTGSGKTIMALNLASNLASSGKKVLYIAYEESLAALRDTLEKLGLKENFKIVSMIPEGRTPVEYYALIKGLVEKEGFDVLVIDSLSAMQTHMDKKEFIKAVRYLQLLTKEKGITFILTYITGGAYQLTSTGFSTLSDNLIFLTYEVPEKVGESLKRHILVLKARRSKNDPTLKNFIIGEGGIRIE from the coding sequence ATGAATTTGATACCGACGGGAATACCCAGTCTTGACGGGGCTCTGAGTGGTGGGTTTCCAAGAGGTTCCACAATTCTTCTCGCAGGAAATCCTGGAAGCGGAAAGACTCACTTAGCTGTTCACATCCTCTACAACAACATGAGAAGAGGGTTGAGAGGAGTGTACGTCTCCTTTGCGGAGACAAAAAAGCAGTTCTACAGGAACGCCCATCAGAGCGGGATCGATCTATCGAAAATGGAAGAAGCCGGCCTGTTTAAGTTCTATGACATGCTCACCGTCCCGCGGGATGAACTTGAGGGCATGATCGCGTACCTTATCAGCGACATAGTTGAGTTCAAACCGGACATTATAGTTTTTGACTCTGTTACGGTCTTTGGTCAGATGTTTGGAGAGGCTCACCTGAGGTCCTTCCTTCATTCTGTAATCGGCCGAATAGTGAACGCATTGGACTCGCTGGCTATCTTAATAGACGAGATTCCCTACGGTGAGAGAAGGGTCGGCTTTGGGCTTGAGGAGTTCGTCGTTGATGGCGTCATCGTCCTTGAAATGGAGCGGATGGGCGAGGTTATACGACGGTACCTCACAATACCCAAGATGCGTGGCAGGCCGCTCAGGCGCTCTGCCTACGAGTACGTTATAACGGAGGACGGTCTTGAAGTTCTCGCCATCCCGGAGCTTGAATTTGCCGAGCCGGAGGTTCTACGTTCCCGCTTGGATACGGGGGTCCCCGGCCTTGATGAGCTGCTCGGTGGGGGTCTTTACGAGGGGAGCATCACCCTCATAGCCGGCCCAACAGGTTCTGGAAAGACTATCATGGCACTCAATCTGGCATCGAACCTCGCCAGCTCTGGCAAGAAAGTCCTTTACATTGCTTATGAGGAAAGTCTGGCCGCCCTCAGGGACACCCTTGAAAAGTTAGGTCTCAAGGAGAACTTTAAGATAGTTTCAATGATCCCAGAGGGGAGAACTCCTGTAGAGTACTACGCTCTGATAAAAGGGCTCGTTGAAAAGGAGGGCTTTGATGTTCTTGTAATAGATTCCCTATCGGCAATGCAGACTCACATGGATAAAAAAGAGTTCATAAAGGCAGTTCGCTACCTTCAGCTCCTCACCAAGGAGAAGGGAATCACGTTCATACTAACGTACATCACGGGGGGTGCTTATCAGCTGACCTCCACGGGGTTCAGTACACTCTCGGACAACCTCATATTCCTCACGTATGAAGTACCTGAAAAAGTCGGAGAGTCTCTCAAAAGACACATCCTTGTCCTCAAAGCGAGGCGCTCAAAGAACGACCCAACGCTGAAAAACTTTATCATTGGGGAAGGGGGGATAAGGATTGAGTAA
- a CDS encoding METTL5 family protein, which produces MKKKHLAMLLSKLRGFERPRPELEQYRTPGDVAAELLWLAYSLDDVEGKIVADLGAGTGVLSIGAALIGAKKVYAVEKDEKAIEVARENARSLGVEDKIEFINADVSEFSRKVDTVIMNPPFGSQNPHADRPFLLKAFELGDAVYSIHLAKPEVRRFIEVFTRDNGFKITHRLTLPFEIPAQFHFHRKRIERILVDIYRFERD; this is translated from the coding sequence ATAAAGAAAAAGCACCTCGCAATGCTCCTTTCAAAGCTGAGAGGTTTTGAACGTCCTAGACCGGAACTGGAGCAGTACAGGACCCCCGGCGATGTGGCCGCGGAACTGCTGTGGTTAGCCTATTCTCTGGACGACGTTGAGGGGAAGATCGTCGCGGATTTGGGGGCTGGAACCGGAGTTTTAAGCATCGGCGCCGCATTGATAGGAGCCAAGAAAGTTTACGCCGTTGAAAAGGATGAAAAAGCCATTGAGGTAGCCCGGGAAAATGCTCGCTCGCTTGGGGTTGAGGATAAAATCGAGTTCATAAACGCGGACGTCTCCGAGTTCTCCAGGAAGGTGGATACGGTTATTATGAATCCTCCCTTCGGCAGTCAGAACCCCCATGCAGACAGGCCATTCCTACTTAAGGCCTTCGAGTTGGGCGATGCCGTTTACTCAATTCACCTTGCAAAACCGGAAGTGAGACGTTTCATAGAAGTCTTCACCCGGGACAATGGTTTTAAAATCACCCACCGCCTAACACTACCGTTCGAAATTCCAGCCCAGTTCCACTTCCACAGGAAGAGGATCGAGAGGATTTTGGTTGATATCTACCGCTTTGAGAGGGATTGA
- a CDS encoding HAD-IA family hydrolase encodes MDIRLVIFDLDGTLVGAPRSFAEIKEELKKRLLEMGISEDLIGDLTPMYESLIRISKETGIDFKELHSIQVELEVDRMKESFLFDGVRDVLDDLKKWGIKLALVTRSSREAALIALERNGISNYFDLIVAREDVPPKDLKPEPGQIKKALQDLGIPPEKTLVVGDHGYDVIAAGKAGTLSVLITSHDSGRMSFAVESEPNFEVATISDLRDLLKRLYSTYVVVPAYNEEKTIGKVLEDLLRYFKREEIVVVNDGSRDKTQEIARSYGVHVLTHLVNRGLGGALGTGLSYAVRKGAELVVTFDADGQHLISDALRVMKPVAEGKADFAVGSRLKGDVSEMPFVKKFGNFVLDAITALFAHKYVSDSQSGLRCFNKSCASRIKITCDRYAVSSEIIIEAAKKGCRIVEVPIKAVYTEYSMKKGTNVLEGVKIALNLLFDKVR; translated from the coding sequence ATGGACATAAGGCTGGTCATCTTTGACCTTGATGGTACCCTCGTGGGGGCCCCTAGGTCGTTTGCGGAGATAAAGGAGGAGCTTAAGAAACGTCTGCTTGAGATGGGAATATCCGAAGATCTAATCGGAGATCTGACCCCCATGTACGAGAGCCTGATAAGGATCTCAAAGGAGACAGGAATAGACTTCAAGGAGCTTCACTCAATCCAGGTTGAGCTTGAAGTCGATAGAATGAAGGAGAGCTTTCTTTTCGATGGTGTTCGGGATGTATTGGACGATCTAAAGAAGTGGGGGATAAAGCTTGCTCTTGTGACGAGGAGCTCAAGGGAAGCGGCACTAATTGCCCTCGAAAGAAACGGGATTTCCAACTACTTCGACCTCATCGTTGCCAGGGAGGACGTTCCCCCGAAGGATCTCAAACCGGAGCCGGGGCAGATAAAGAAGGCCCTCCAAGACCTCGGGATCCCTCCCGAGAAAACCCTGGTGGTCGGTGATCACGGGTACGATGTTATAGCCGCTGGAAAGGCCGGAACGCTGAGCGTCCTGATAACCTCCCACGACTCGGGGAGAATGAGTTTTGCCGTGGAGTCAGAACCCAATTTCGAGGTGGCAACGATCTCGGATCTTCGGGATCTGCTAAAGCGTCTATATTCGACCTACGTCGTTGTCCCTGCTTACAACGAGGAGAAGACCATCGGGAAGGTTCTCGAAGACCTGCTGAGGTACTTCAAGAGGGAGGAGATAGTCGTCGTCAACGACGGCTCTCGGGATAAAACCCAGGAAATAGCCCGCTCCTACGGGGTTCACGTTCTCACTCACCTCGTAAACCGAGGCCTTGGCGGGGCCCTCGGAACTGGATTGAGCTACGCTGTCAGAAAGGGGGCGGAACTAGTTGTAACCTTCGACGCCGACGGCCAGCATCTGATAAGCGACGCATTGAGGGTCATGAAGCCCGTTGCAGAAGGAAAAGCCGATTTTGCAGTTGGTTCGAGGCTCAAGGGAGACGTAAGCGAGATGCCCTTTGTGAAGAAGTTCGGGAACTTCGTGCTCGATGCCATAACCGCTCTCTTTGCCCACAAATACGTCAGCGACAGCCAGAGCGGACTTAGATGCTTCAACAAGAGCTGTGCTTCGCGGATTAAAATAACCTGCGACCGATACGCAGTTTCAAGCGAAATAATAATCGAGGCCGCCAAGAAAGGGTGCAGAATCGTTGAAGTCCCGATTAAGGCAGTTTACACCGAATATTCAATGAAGAAGGGAACTAACGTCTTGGAGGGTGTTAAGATAGCCCTCAACCTTCTGTTTGACAAGGTGAGGTGA
- a CDS encoding Lrp/AsnC family transcriptional regulator: protein MPGIDEKDREILRILRREGRITLTELGRRVNLSPASVKNRLEKLEKLGAIKGYSAVIDHAFLDRYVRVFMLLKLKVEGPEIDWILAKFAATENVQSLYRTTGRTQVMIIAEFKDMEEMKRFAARLKNSLGNALDYIEWGTIYQSFKECWIENKAERRGSHGHKAGHL from the coding sequence ATGCCAGGAATAGACGAGAAGGACAGGGAGATACTGCGGATTCTCAGGAGGGAGGGCCGGATTACCCTCACCGAGCTGGGAAGGAGGGTGAACCTGTCCCCCGCGAGCGTTAAAAACCGGCTTGAGAAGCTTGAAAAACTGGGGGCTATAAAGGGCTACTCGGCCGTGATCGATCACGCCTTCCTTGACAGGTACGTTCGGGTCTTTATGCTCCTTAAGCTGAAGGTCGAGGGACCGGAAATAGACTGGATCCTGGCAAAGTTTGCCGCCACAGAGAACGTCCAGAGCCTCTACCGAACCACCGGCAGGACGCAGGTCATGATAATAGCGGAGTTCAAGGACATGGAGGAAATGAAACGGTTCGCGGCCAGACTGAAGAATTCCCTTGGAAACGCCCTTGATTATATCGAATGGGGAACGATATACCAGTCCTTTAAAGAGTGCTGGATTGAAAATAAAGCCGAGAGGCGTGGTTCCCATGGACATAAGGCTGGTCATCTTTGA
- a CDS encoding NitrOD5 domain-containing protein, whose product MSKLNAEINRALVVATARELLTQLGPHFLPTVEAYLKARYNADLEIAGEDPKKFYRAIEELFGEFGAAMFFYNLLMELHLKPDKRDKETVISLIKEFAGVEDGE is encoded by the coding sequence TTGAGTAAGCTGAATGCCGAGATTAACAGGGCCCTCGTAGTTGCCACAGCTAGGGAGCTCCTAACCCAGCTCGGCCCCCATTTTCTTCCGACGGTTGAAGCGTATCTAAAAGCTAGATACAACGCGGATCTTGAGATAGCTGGTGAAGACCCGAAAAAGTTCTACCGTGCCATAGAGGAGCTCTTCGGAGAGTTCGGCGCGGCGATGTTCTTCTACAACCTCCTGATGGAGCTCCACCTCAAGCCGGATAAGAGAGATAAGGAGACCGTGATCTCTCTTATAAAAGAGTTTGCTGGTGTTGAGGATGGGGAATGA
- a CDS encoding BlaI/MecI/CopY family transcriptional regulator: MEPNEFKLTEEGIRAVLPPLEAEIMEYMWKVKVATAGEVYEHLKPKHPDMRRSTVSILMNRLCEKGLLSRSIDHGRGGMRYVYSITTTREEFEERIVQKILDALMSNFREATYAYLSRIRRD, translated from the coding sequence ATGGAACCGAACGAGTTCAAGCTCACGGAGGAGGGAATAAGGGCAGTACTGCCCCCCCTCGAAGCCGAGATAATGGAGTACATGTGGAAGGTAAAGGTCGCCACCGCCGGAGAGGTCTACGAACACCTCAAACCAAAGCATCCTGACATGAGGCGCTCAACGGTCAGCATCCTCATGAACCGCCTCTGCGAGAAGGGCCTGCTTTCGAGAAGCATCGACCACGGAAGGGGCGGCATGAGGTACGTCTACTCAATAACCACCACCAGGGAAGAGTTCGAGGAGAGAATCGTCCAGAAGATCCTGGACGCACTCATGAGCAACTTCAGGGAAGCCACCTACGCCTACCTCTCCAGGATCAGGCGTGACTGA
- the nikR gene encoding nickel-responsive transcriptional regulator NikR, translated as MKITRFGVSIPDNLLRKFDEIIEEKGYANRSEAIRDLIRDFIVRHEWETGDAEVAGTITMVYNHDEADVVKELLDLQHDYLSEIVSSIHIHMDEHNCLEVVIVKGKASRIKEIADRLLSLKGVKHGKLVMTTTGKEIV; from the coding sequence ATGAAGATAACCCGCTTCGGCGTCTCAATCCCGGATAACCTCCTCAGAAAGTTCGACGAGATAATCGAGGAGAAAGGCTACGCCAACAGGAGCGAGGCCATCAGAGACCTCATCAGGGACTTCATAGTCCGGCACGAATGGGAAACCGGCGATGCGGAGGTGGCGGGAACCATAACGATGGTCTACAACCACGATGAGGCGGACGTCGTCAAGGAGCTTCTCGATCTCCAGCACGACTACTTGAGCGAGATAGTCTCAAGCATACACATACACATGGATGAACACAACTGCCTCGAAGTCGTTATAGTCAAGGGGAAGGCAAGCAGGATAAAGGAGATAGCGGACAGACTGCTGAGCCTGAAAGGGGTAAAGCACGGAAAGCTCGTCATGACTACAACGGGGAAGGAGATAGTGTAG
- the pfpI gene encoding deglycase PfpI yields the protein MKILFLSADEFEDLELIYPLHRLREEGHEVYVASFKRGKITGKHGYTVEAQLSFDEVDPDEFDALVLPGGKAPERVRLNEKAVSIAKKMFEDGKPVASICHGPQILISAGVLRGRKGTSYAAIRDDVKNAGAEWVDEEVVVDGNWVSSRHPGDLYAWMREFVRLLR from the coding sequence ATGAAGATTCTGTTTCTGAGTGCCGACGAGTTCGAGGATCTTGAGCTGATATACCCGCTCCACCGCCTTAGGGAGGAGGGACACGAGGTCTACGTGGCCAGCTTTAAGAGAGGGAAGATCACAGGGAAGCATGGCTACACCGTTGAAGCTCAGCTCTCCTTTGATGAGGTCGATCCAGATGAGTTCGATGCGCTCGTTCTTCCAGGTGGCAAGGCTCCCGAGAGGGTTAGGCTGAACGAGAAGGCAGTGAGCATAGCCAAAAAGATGTTCGAAGATGGAAAGCCCGTCGCCAGCATCTGCCACGGGCCGCAGATACTCATCTCAGCCGGCGTTCTCAGGGGCAGGAAGGGAACAAGCTACGCTGCCATACGGGACGACGTGAAGAACGCCGGGGCGGAATGGGTTGATGAAGAGGTAGTCGTGGATGGAAACTGGGTCAGCTCAAGGCATCCAGGAGACCTGTACGCTTGGATGAGGGAGTTCGTGAGGCTCCTTCGCTGA
- a CDS encoding cytochrome c biogenesis CcdA family protein, whose amino-acid sequence MRAGEIGRWRELWYLLLIVLLSFGISGVALSLLGMSYFIPQFLTLALTDSVNPCTFAVYTLFLIALSVKGVDKKRLYLVGFSFVVAVYISYYTLGLGLTFIAGKIPVKWAGYFAIAFGLYTIVTGIAERSRTGDKKTLRKKMFSSDTTVLGAMILGISVSTTLLPCSAGPYIVYAAVIARSSMGLAALLLALYNIIFVLPLMVILFAMGGLRESKEFSRAMVRHSAELSIFAGALLILVGLWILGIVGF is encoded by the coding sequence ATGAGGGCCGGTGAGATTGGAAGGTGGAGGGAGCTCTGGTATCTGCTGCTTATAGTCCTCCTATCATTTGGGATAAGTGGGGTCGCTCTGTCCCTGCTGGGAATGTCCTACTTTATTCCCCAGTTCCTCACCTTGGCACTAACGGATTCCGTGAACCCGTGCACCTTCGCGGTGTACACCCTCTTTCTGATAGCCCTGTCGGTTAAGGGCGTCGACAAAAAACGCCTTTACCTGGTCGGTTTCTCCTTTGTGGTGGCAGTTTACATCTCCTACTACACCCTCGGGCTTGGTCTGACGTTTATAGCTGGAAAGATACCCGTTAAGTGGGCCGGCTACTTTGCGATAGCCTTCGGACTCTACACGATAGTTACCGGAATAGCGGAGCGTTCAAGAACGGGGGATAAAAAGACCCTGAGGAAAAAGATGTTCTCGTCCGATACAACCGTCCTCGGGGCGATGATACTGGGTATCAGCGTTTCCACTACTCTGCTGCCGTGCTCAGCGGGTCCTTACATAGTTTACGCCGCGGTTATAGCCAGATCCTCTATGGGGCTGGCGGCCCTCTTGCTGGCCCTCTACAACATCATCTTCGTTCTTCCCTTGATGGTGATCCTCTTTGCCATGGGAGGATTGAGGGAGAGCAAAGAGTTCTCCAGGGCCATGGTCAGGCACTCGGCCGAGCTCTCCATATTTGCGGGAGCGCTCCTGATCCTTGTGGGGCTCTGGATTCTGGGAATTGTGGGGTTCTAG
- a CDS encoding RsmB/NOP family class I SAM-dependent RNA methyltransferase gives MGKLKLSDRQLYALIEAVKLGEEVKPSQGAKRKAFAKYKIDGWENSKLTGIFYSVQRRLGLIDEVIEELVGVSPLILDPWLRAALRVAVEVAVFRDPNGKTIQHLKGIAQFLSKRTHPYAGYYYYDLLPKILEYVPVIDSEEKRLKWDYLFPEWFIARMRALLGEEAEELLKALNETLPTSIRVNRLKADVEKVEGYLRKKRVRFKRSERVETVIRILDPFNPEWLFNKGWAIAQEEAAAVASLVLSPEPGETVVDLAAAPGGKTAHMAELMNNEGKIYAFDVDKARIKRMDEVLKRADVEIAETIKADGRKAPEILGEEVADRVMLDAPCTSDGTIAKNPELRWRLREKNISKVMALQRELMESAWKLLKPNGRLLYSTCSMLPEENEEVVKWFLGRHGDAKLIPLDGPYDPGFLKGTMRAWPHRHGTIGFFYALIEKEG, from the coding sequence ATGGGGAAGCTCAAGCTCAGCGACAGACAGCTCTACGCGCTCATTGAGGCGGTCAAGCTCGGCGAGGAAGTAAAGCCGAGCCAGGGGGCCAAGAGAAAGGCCTTCGCGAAGTACAAAATCGATGGCTGGGAGAACTCCAAGCTGACGGGAATATTCTACTCAGTCCAAAGGCGCTTGGGCCTGATAGATGAAGTCATTGAAGAACTCGTCGGCGTTTCTCCTCTCATCCTCGATCCCTGGCTCAGGGCCGCTTTGAGGGTGGCTGTTGAGGTGGCAGTCTTCCGCGACCCTAACGGGAAGACCATCCAGCACCTCAAGGGAATCGCCCAGTTCCTCTCAAAGAGGACGCACCCCTACGCCGGGTATTACTACTACGACCTCCTTCCGAAGATTCTCGAATACGTTCCCGTGATAGACTCCGAAGAGAAACGGCTGAAGTGGGACTACCTCTTTCCCGAGTGGTTCATAGCGAGAATGCGCGCCCTTCTCGGGGAAGAGGCCGAAGAACTTCTCAAGGCACTAAACGAGACGCTCCCAACGAGCATAAGGGTGAACCGCCTGAAGGCGGACGTCGAAAAGGTGGAGGGCTACTTAAGGAAGAAGAGAGTCCGCTTCAAGAGAAGCGAGAGGGTTGAGACCGTAATCAGAATCCTCGATCCATTCAATCCCGAGTGGCTGTTTAACAAGGGCTGGGCCATAGCGCAGGAGGAAGCCGCGGCTGTCGCATCGCTAGTTCTCTCTCCGGAACCGGGTGAAACCGTGGTCGATTTGGCGGCGGCCCCCGGAGGAAAAACGGCCCACATGGCTGAACTCATGAACAACGAGGGAAAGATATACGCTTTCGACGTGGATAAAGCGAGAATAAAGCGCATGGACGAGGTTCTCAAAAGAGCGGATGTTGAAATCGCCGAAACAATCAAAGCCGACGGAAGGAAAGCCCCAGAGATCCTCGGGGAAGAGGTAGCGGACAGAGTGATGCTCGATGCCCCGTGCACCAGCGACGGAACGATAGCGAAGAACCCAGAGCTGAGGTGGCGTCTAAGGGAAAAGAACATTTCCAAAGTGATGGCCCTTCAGAGAGAGCTTATGGAAAGCGCCTGGAAGCTTTTAAAACCCAATGGAAGGCTCCTCTACTCCACCTGCTCGATGCTCCCAGAAGAGAACGAGGAGGTTGTGAAGTGGTTCCTTGGAAGGCATGGGGACGCAAAGCTGATTCCGCTTGATGGCCCCTACGATCCCGGCTTTCTCAAAGGGACGATGAGGGCATGGCCCCACAGGCACGGGACGATAGGCTTCTTCTACGCACTGATAGAAAAGGAAGGCTGA